One genomic segment of Rivularia sp. PCC 7116 includes these proteins:
- a CDS encoding LL-diaminopimelate aminotransferase translates to MATINDNYLKLKAGYLFPEIARRVNAFAQANPDAKIIKLGIGDVTEPLPQACRTAIIKATEEMGNRETFKGYGPEQGYAWLREKIAQHDFQSRGCEIDASEIFISDGSKCDTGNILDIFGKNNTIAVTDPVYPVYVDTNVMAGHTGDAKKTGEYEGLVYLPVTADNNFTAQIPDQKVDLIYLCFPNNPTGATATKEDLKAWVDYARANNSIIFFDSAYEAYITDSSLPHSIYEIEGARDCAIEFRSFSKNAGFTGTRCAWTVVPKTLTAKASDGSDVELWKLWNRRQSTKFNGVSYIVQRGAEAVYSKQGQEQIKQLVSFYLENAKIIREKLAAAGLQVYGGVNAPYVWVKTPSGLTSWDFFDKLVNSCNVVGTPGSGFGAAGEGYFRISAFNSRENVEEAMKRITEKFKV, encoded by the coding sequence ATGGCAACTATTAACGACAATTATTTGAAACTGAAAGCAGGTTATCTGTTTCCTGAAATTGCTCGCAGAGTAAATGCTTTTGCCCAAGCGAACCCCGATGCTAAAATCATTAAGCTAGGAATTGGTGATGTTACCGAACCATTGCCGCAAGCTTGCCGCACCGCGATTATCAAAGCAACCGAAGAAATGGGCAACCGCGAAACCTTTAAAGGTTATGGCCCCGAACAAGGTTATGCTTGGTTGCGTGAAAAGATTGCACAGCATGACTTCCAGTCGCGAGGATGTGAAATTGATGCTTCAGAAATCTTTATTTCTGACGGCTCTAAATGCGATACGGGTAATATCCTCGATATTTTTGGCAAAAATAATACTATCGCTGTAACAGACCCTGTTTACCCTGTTTATGTTGATACTAACGTGATGGCAGGTCATACGGGAGATGCAAAGAAAACTGGTGAGTATGAAGGTTTAGTATATTTACCTGTAACTGCTGACAACAATTTTACCGCTCAAATTCCCGACCAAAAAGTTGATTTAATCTACCTTTGTTTCCCCAACAATCCCACCGGAGCCACAGCGACTAAAGAAGATTTAAAAGCTTGGGTAGATTACGCCAGAGCAAATAACTCAATCATCTTCTTTGACTCAGCTTACGAAGCCTATATCACCGATTCCTCCCTTCCTCACTCTATCTATGAAATAGAAGGTGCCAGAGATTGCGCGATTGAATTCCGCTCCTTTTCTAAAAATGCAGGCTTTACCGGAACCCGTTGCGCTTGGACAGTAGTGCCCAAAACGCTTACGGCAAAAGCCTCCGACGGTTCCGATGTCGAATTGTGGAAACTCTGGAATCGTCGTCAATCTACCAAATTTAACGGCGTATCTTACATAGTACAGCGCGGTGCTGAAGCAGTTTATTCCAAACAAGGGCAGGAACAAATCAAGCAACTCGTTAGCTTCTATTTAGAAAACGCTAAAATTATCCGCGAAAAACTTGCAGCTGCAGGATTGCAAGTTTACGGAGGAGTCAACGCACCTTACGTCTGGGTTAAAACACCAAGCGGACTTACCAGTTGGGATTTCTTTGATAAATTAGTTAATAGTTGCAACGTCGTAGGTACACCAGGTTCCGGATTTGGCGCTGCCGGTGAAGGATATTTCCGTATTTCTGCATTTAATAGTAGAGAAAATGTAGAAGAAGCAATGAAGCGGATTACCGAGAAATTTAAAGTGTAG
- a CDS encoding nucleotidyltransferase domain-containing protein, producing the protein MPNSQVLENDLIEAILEKVANWAEARSEILALALVGSYARGEAKPESDIDLMFVTSDTEFFRQDNRWIHEISWEDISHQILKWNDAQYGVVCSRHIYLANLTKESNNEVKIEFSFGLPSWASVNPIDSGTFEVVSPGCKIIYDPHRLLAKLISKLK; encoded by the coding sequence ATGCCTAATTCTCAAGTTTTAGAAAATGATTTAATTGAAGCAATTTTAGAAAAAGTCGCAAATTGGGCAGAAGCACGCTCGGAAATTTTAGCATTAGCTTTGGTGGGTTCTTATGCACGAGGTGAAGCAAAACCAGAATCCGATATTGATTTAATGTTCGTTACTTCTGATACAGAATTTTTTCGCCAAGATAATCGTTGGATACATGAAATCAGTTGGGAAGATATTAGTCATCAAATTCTCAAGTGGAATGACGCTCAATATGGTGTAGTCTGTTCTAGGCATATATATTTAGCTAACTTAACCAAAGAGTCAAACAACGAAGTCAAAATAGAATTTAGTTTTGGTTTGCCCTCATGGGCATCAGTTAATCCTATTGATTCGGGTACATTCGAGGTCGTTAGTCCCGGCTGTAAAATTATATACGACCCACACAGACTTTTAGCTAAATTAATATCTAAACTAAAATAG
- a CDS encoding class I SAM-dependent methyltransferase, with translation MTLPKPDIAYIPCQQEIVEAVLELAQINSEDIFYDLGSGDGRILITAAKKYGTRGIGIDIDPKRIEQAKQKALKTSVGGKLEFYQQDLFSSNYADATVIFIYLLPHLNLRLRPQLWQQLKPGTRIVSRDFDMGNWKPLKQVTLTVKEEAEEEQVTLYYWEIGNH, from the coding sequence ATGACGCTTCCGAAGCCAGACATAGCCTATATACCCTGTCAGCAAGAGATTGTAGAAGCCGTACTAGAATTAGCTCAAATCAACTCTGAAGATATTTTCTACGACTTGGGTAGTGGAGACGGGCGCATCTTGATAACTGCTGCAAAAAAGTATGGAACTCGCGGTATAGGTATCGATATTGACCCTAAAAGAATTGAACAGGCTAAACAAAAAGCTCTGAAAACCTCTGTTGGAGGAAAATTAGAGTTTTATCAGCAAGATTTATTTAGCAGTAATTACGCTGATGCAACAGTAATATTTATTTACTTATTGCCTCATTTAAACTTAAGATTGCGTCCCCAATTATGGCAGCAGTTAAAACCAGGTACGCGAATCGTATCTCGTGACTTCGATATGGGAAACTGGAAACCATTAAAGCAAGTAACTCTTACGGTGAAAGAAGAGGCAGAAGAAGAACAAGTCACTTTATACTATTGGGAAATTGGGAATCATTAA
- a CDS encoding tautomerase family protein, with protein sequence MPQTKIFGIQEYLNPIKNQLSVVIHSCFVDALQYPPDKRFHRFFAMDKSDFIFPPDKSQSYLMIEISMFEGRSVEVKKNLIRLLIKRINEKFRISSNDIEITIFETPRHNWGLKGVPGDELD encoded by the coding sequence ATGCCCCAAACTAAAATTTTCGGTATTCAAGAATATTTAAATCCGATTAAAAATCAACTGAGTGTAGTGATTCACAGTTGTTTTGTGGATGCGCTGCAATATCCTCCTGATAAACGTTTTCATCGTTTTTTCGCAATGGATAAATCCGATTTTATCTTTCCACCGGATAAAAGCCAAAGCTATCTAATGATTGAGATTAGCATGTTTGAAGGACGTTCGGTTGAAGTCAAAAAAAACTTAATCCGCTTACTTATTAAGCGTATTAACGAAAAGTTTCGCATTTCTTCCAACGATATTGAAATTACTATTTTTGAAACACCAAGACATAACTGGGGCTTAAAAGGTGTTCCCGGTGATGAGTTGGATTGA
- a CDS encoding M48 family metalloprotease — MNNQLKTAALLAALSALLIAISYWVIGGSAGLIIGVGIAAATNLISWYQSDKIALAAYQAQPVSPSDAPGLYRMVEKLSAKANIPTPRLYIVPGSNANAFATGRDPENAAVAVTEGILNILPEEELEAVIAHELTHIINRDTLTQAVSATVAGAISFLAQMVSYSLWFGGNSRDGNRNANPLGMLLTVTLAPLAASVIQLAISRTREFSADAGAAKLTGNPRALAQALQRLDVTARQMPMQANPAFEPLLIINPLSGKFLGNLFRTHPSTEDRIEALLKIEQQLLTSV; from the coding sequence ATGAACAATCAGTTAAAAACAGCTGCTTTGCTAGCTGCCTTGAGCGCTCTTTTAATAGCTATTAGTTATTGGGTGATTGGCGGTAGCGCAGGTTTAATAATAGGTGTCGGCATTGCAGCAGCTACCAATCTTATATCTTGGTATCAATCGGATAAAATCGCTTTAGCGGCTTATCAAGCGCAGCCAGTTTCGCCGAGTGATGCACCAGGGCTTTATCGCATGGTAGAAAAACTATCAGCGAAGGCAAATATCCCTACACCAAGACTGTATATAGTTCCTGGCTCTAATGCCAATGCTTTCGCAACTGGGAGAGATCCCGAAAATGCAGCCGTAGCGGTCACTGAAGGAATTTTAAACATCCTCCCAGAGGAAGAACTTGAAGCAGTAATCGCTCATGAATTGACTCATATAATCAATCGCGATACTTTAACTCAAGCTGTTAGTGCCACCGTGGCAGGTGCAATTTCCTTCTTGGCACAAATGGTAAGTTACAGTTTATGGTTTGGTGGCAATTCGCGAGATGGTAACAGGAATGCAAATCCTTTGGGAATGTTACTAACAGTTACTCTGGCTCCTTTAGCAGCAAGCGTGATTCAGTTAGCAATTTCCCGCACCCGAGAATTTTCTGCCGATGCTGGTGCTGCGAAACTAACTGGCAATCCCCGCGCTTTAGCTCAAGCCTTGCAAAGGTTAGATGTCACAGCCAGACAAATGCCCATGCAAGCAAATCCGGCTTTTGAGCCTTTGTTAATTATCAATCCCTTGAGCGGTAAATTTCTAGGTAATTTATTTAGAACTCATCCCAGCACTGAAGATAGAATTGAAGCCTTGTTAAAGATAGAACAACAGTTGCTGACATCAGTTTAA
- the aspS gene encoding aspartate--tRNA ligase, producing the protein MRTYYCGEIRSSNIGETVTLYGWVDRRRDHGGVIFLDLRDRTGIVQIVSDPQRTPDSYEQANALRNEYVVKVTGRVSQRPDDSLNPRLPTGEVEIYIDNIELLNAVRSQLPFQVSTADTEPVREDLRLKYRYLDLRRERMARNLHLRHQVVKAIRRYLEDRENFIEIETPILTRSTPEGARDFLLPSRVNAGNWFALPQSPQLFKQILMVSGTDRYYQIARCFRDEDLRADRQPEFTQLDMEMSFMSVEEIIALNEKLVCHIFKTVKNIDLPSPFPRLTYNDAMERYGSDKPDTRYDLELVNVSDLLQDCGFKVFRDAVAKGGIIKILPIPGGDVISNVRIKPGGDIFKEASEAGAKGLAYIRVKENGEIDTIGAIKDNLSDEQKQEILQRTDAKPGHLLLFAAADSNTVNKTLDRLRQFVAKEFKLIEPDKINLLWITDFPMFEWNADQKRLEALHHPFTAPHPDDLEDLKTARAQAYDLVFNGFEIGGGSLRIYQREVQEQVFETIGLSPDEAYNKFGFLLEAFEYGTPPHGGIAYGLDRLVMLLAGEESIRDVIAFPKTQQASCLLTDAPSSVDAIQLKELHVASTYKPKSK; encoded by the coding sequence ATGCGAACTTACTATTGCGGCGAAATCCGTTCGTCTAATATCGGAGAAACTGTCACATTATATGGATGGGTAGATCGTCGCCGCGATCACGGGGGTGTGATATTTTTAGACTTACGCGATCGCACTGGCATTGTACAAATCGTTAGCGATCCACAACGGACTCCAGATTCTTACGAGCAAGCAAATGCCCTACGTAATGAATATGTTGTCAAAGTTACTGGTAGAGTATCGCAACGTCCGGATGACTCCCTTAATCCCCGGCTACCTACTGGGGAAGTTGAAATTTACATCGATAATATTGAACTTTTGAATGCGGTGCGATCGCAATTACCCTTCCAAGTTTCAACTGCCGATACAGAACCAGTGCGGGAAGATTTACGGTTAAAATATCGGTATTTAGATTTGCGTCGGGAACGCATGGCGCGTAATCTACATTTACGCCATCAAGTTGTTAAAGCTATCCGCCGCTACCTTGAAGATCGAGAAAACTTTATCGAAATTGAAACTCCTATACTGACTCGTTCAACTCCTGAAGGAGCGAGGGATTTTCTTTTACCAAGTCGCGTAAATGCTGGTAATTGGTTCGCCTTGCCTCAGTCGCCGCAACTATTTAAACAAATTCTCATGGTATCGGGCACGGATCGATATTACCAAATTGCCCGTTGTTTCCGCGATGAAGATTTGCGTGCTGACAGACAACCAGAATTTACTCAATTGGATATGGAAATGAGTTTCATGTCCGTTGAGGAGATTATTGCGCTTAATGAAAAGTTGGTTTGTCATATCTTCAAAACTGTTAAAAACATTGATTTACCATCGCCTTTCCCGCGTCTTACCTATAACGACGCAATGGAACGATATGGCAGCGATAAACCAGATACACGCTACGACTTAGAATTAGTTAATGTCTCCGATTTACTCCAAGACTGCGGTTTTAAAGTATTTCGCGATGCTGTCGCCAAAGGTGGTATTATCAAGATTCTTCCCATACCGGGTGGCGATGTCATTTCTAATGTTCGTATCAAGCCAGGTGGTGACATCTTTAAGGAAGCTAGCGAAGCAGGTGCCAAAGGTTTAGCTTATATCCGCGTCAAAGAAAACGGAGAAATTGATACTATAGGTGCAATCAAAGACAACCTGAGTGACGAACAAAAACAGGAAATTTTGCAGCGTACCGACGCGAAACCCGGACATTTATTGCTTTTTGCTGCTGCTGATTCCAATACAGTGAATAAAACTTTAGATAGACTGCGCCAATTTGTAGCTAAAGAATTCAAACTGATTGAACCAGATAAAATTAATTTACTTTGGATTACAGATTTCCCAATGTTTGAATGGAATGCAGATCAAAAACGTCTTGAAGCATTGCATCATCCATTCACCGCTCCCCATCCCGACGATTTAGAAGATTTAAAAACCGCGCGTGCCCAAGCTTACGACTTGGTATTTAACGGCTTTGAAATTGGCGGTGGCAGTTTGCGAATTTATCAGCGAGAAGTTCAAGAACAAGTATTTGAAACAATCGGCTTATCACCCGATGAAGCATACAACAAGTTCGGCTTCCTGTTAGAAGCTTTTGAATATGGTACTCCTCCCCACGGTGGCATCGCCTACGGTTTGGATAGATTAGTTATGCTATTAGCAGGGGAAGAATCGATTCGAGATGTAATTGCTTTTCCTAAAACTCAACAAGCAAGTTGCTTGCTAACAGACGCACCTTCTAGTGTAGATGCTATTCAACTAAAAGAATTGCATGTTGCTTCAACCTACAAGCCTAAATCAAAATAA
- a CDS encoding O-antigen ligase yields the protein MKPQNFEESLIWYVIIGTYVIYALGLVFPVYSSLAWILSGYLVFKLLLQTKTTPVEEKITVPWLTWLWGICSLITLVATYVGITDFNLGTNALLRSILGWLTSTAIIPLFLLSGCLNIRPQLIYRAVCILCLQSLVAIPIAYAAYAANLPDILYTSPIERLIQNGPIFHNVGFYTSDYGADNVRLFLFTPWCPALGLVSNVYFFMALQESNKKWKYIGIIGAIAMNIVSLSRAALISLPLVLIVLWGLRNFTRPLVQIAAGLICFTAGIFSSPLSNAATEFIDSFHKSRADSSRVRAALQRVGIEAWKEAPIWGHGVQKPGPPVLANLPIGSHHTWIGLLYTKGLVGFMALFVPVLLSLLDLFIKAEHSKIAETSFSILLILILFSFGEQIDILGYIIWPGLIIMGIAFKQKIRKPVFVFS from the coding sequence ATGAAACCCCAAAACTTTGAAGAAAGTTTAATTTGGTACGTAATTATCGGCACCTATGTTATTTACGCATTGGGGCTGGTGTTTCCCGTTTATTCTTCATTAGCTTGGATATTAAGCGGATATTTAGTTTTTAAGCTTTTGCTGCAAACCAAGACAACTCCAGTAGAAGAAAAAATTACTGTTCCCTGGCTAACTTGGCTCTGGGGAATTTGCTCGTTAATTACCTTAGTTGCCACCTACGTAGGTATCACAGATTTTAACTTAGGAACAAACGCTCTTTTGAGGTCTATCTTAGGTTGGTTGACGAGTACGGCAATCATCCCATTATTTTTATTAAGTGGATGTTTAAATATTAGACCGCAATTGATTTATCGAGCCGTATGTATACTGTGTTTGCAAAGTTTAGTCGCAATTCCTATTGCCTATGCAGCTTATGCAGCCAACTTACCGGATATTCTTTATACCTCCCCTATTGAAAGATTGATTCAAAATGGTCCTATTTTTCACAACGTAGGCTTTTACACTTCCGATTATGGAGCCGATAACGTTCGCTTATTTCTATTTACTCCCTGGTGTCCGGCTTTAGGTCTTGTTAGCAACGTATACTTTTTTATGGCGCTTCAAGAGTCGAATAAAAAGTGGAAATACATTGGCATAATTGGAGCGATCGCGATGAATATTGTCTCACTTTCCCGAGCGGCTTTGATTTCTTTACCGTTAGTGTTAATAGTTCTTTGGGGCTTAAGAAACTTTACTCGTCCTCTGGTGCAAATTGCAGCCGGACTAATTTGTTTTACTGCTGGAATTTTTAGTAGCCCTTTAAGCAATGCTGCTACAGAATTTATCGATTCATTTCACAAGTCTAGAGCCGATTCTTCAAGAGTTCGTGCTGCTTTACAAAGGGTAGGAATCGAGGCTTGGAAAGAAGCTCCGATTTGGGGGCACGGAGTTCAAAAACCAGGACCACCAGTTTTAGCAAATTTACCCATCGGCTCTCATCATACCTGGATCGGGCTGTTATATACAAAAGGATTAGTTGGTTTTATGGCTTTATTTGTCCCCGTACTGCTTAGTTTATTAGACTTATTTATTAAGGCAGAACATAGTAAAATTGCCGAAACATCTTTTAGCATTTTACTGATATTGATTTTGTTTTCATTTGGAGAGCAAATAGATATTTTGGGCTATATTATTTGGCCGGGTTTGATAATTATGGGGATTGCTTTTAAACAAAAAATTAGAAAGCCAGTTTTTGTATTCTCTTGA
- a CDS encoding lipopolysaccharide biosynthesis protein, with protein MIIEKIKQQLSNQFIRNIGWLGGAELVNRVFRLGATVILARALTPQDYGLAAIVLTINEFTTVFTLRAGIGGKIVQADEEDVEVFCNTAYWLNWILCISLFVIQCIAAFPIAWWYNEEKLILPLCVYSLVYLMLPFFAVHNALIDRANRLKITAISTAIQSMLNNILIPVFALSGMGMWALVLPGLFTTPVWIVVTHLNEPWRPKMHLTFKKWKEIVNFGKDVLGYELLEKLRANIDYLIVGRLLGVEALGIYFFAFNAGLGISLNVINIMVWPLYPHLCAARQNFAEFKQKYFHSLKTISLVIVPLVLLQSSLAPFYVPIVFGEKWKMAVPILVLICLSAIPRPFGTAAALLLQSLDKAWINLRWSVIFTGIFIASIFIGMQWGILGVAVSVLISHTLAMPIFTVWATKLVFAKNSTEFTEIKPKIKSSKH; from the coding sequence ATGATAATTGAAAAGATTAAACAACAGTTATCAAACCAGTTCATTCGTAATATAGGGTGGCTTGGAGGTGCAGAACTAGTAAATCGTGTATTTCGTTTAGGCGCAACAGTAATATTAGCTCGTGCCTTAACTCCCCAAGATTATGGACTAGCAGCAATTGTTTTAACCATCAATGAATTTACAACGGTTTTTACCCTCAGAGCCGGGATTGGAGGTAAAATTGTCCAAGCTGATGAAGAAGACGTAGAAGTATTTTGCAATACAGCCTACTGGCTAAACTGGATACTATGCATTTCCCTATTTGTAATTCAATGTATTGCTGCTTTTCCTATAGCTTGGTGGTATAACGAAGAGAAGCTAATATTACCACTGTGCGTGTATAGTTTAGTCTATTTAATGCTACCATTTTTTGCCGTTCATAATGCATTAATTGATAGAGCCAATAGACTCAAAATAACGGCAATCAGCACGGCAATTCAATCAATGCTGAATAACATTCTGATTCCAGTATTTGCGCTTTCTGGTATGGGAATGTGGGCTTTAGTATTGCCGGGACTTTTTACTACTCCAGTGTGGATTGTAGTCACTCATCTTAACGAGCCTTGGCGACCAAAAATGCATTTAACTTTCAAAAAGTGGAAAGAAATTGTAAATTTTGGTAAAGATGTACTCGGCTACGAACTGTTAGAAAAGCTGCGAGCAAATATAGATTATTTAATAGTAGGGAGATTATTAGGAGTAGAGGCGTTAGGAATTTACTTTTTTGCTTTCAATGCAGGCTTGGGCATCAGTTTAAATGTAATCAATATAATGGTATGGCCTCTTTATCCTCATTTATGTGCTGCCAGACAAAATTTTGCTGAATTCAAGCAAAAATATTTTCACAGCTTGAAAACTATTAGCTTGGTTATAGTGCCTTTAGTTCTTCTGCAATCAAGTTTAGCTCCATTTTACGTACCGATTGTGTTTGGTGAGAAGTGGAAAATGGCAGTACCTATATTAGTACTAATTTGCCTTTCCGCTATACCCCGCCCCTTCGGTACCGCAGCAGCTTTACTATTACAGTCTTTAGACAAGGCTTGGATAAATTTACGCTGGAGTGTAATTTTTACTGGGATATTTATCGCTTCAATATTTATTGGTATGCAGTGGGGAATTCTTGGGGTAGCAGTATCTGTATTAATTTCTCATACCTTAGCAATGCCAATATTTACAGTATGGGCAACAAAATTAGTTTTTGCAAAAAACTCAACAGAATTTACAGAAATAAAACCAAAAATAAAGTCTTCTAAACATTAG
- a CDS encoding glycosyltransferase family 2 protein, translating to MSAAFTVVMPAYNAAAYLPQTIESVLNQSFTDFELIIIDDGSTDNTPVIAYHYKRKDPRIKLLFQANQGVSATRNQGINHSNSKYIAFIDADDRWLPNHLKLHFEHLEQNDSLGVSYAKVEFLHPDGKHTGKIARGRLTKLQPQHFLYENPTMTVSNVVVRNQVFEDVGCFDCDMNYSEDMDLLFRVACSQWQIEGIDRVLIEYRTTQGGLSSQLYKMEEGWETLMAKAKLRAPKLIEQHYSKARSNHLRYLARRAFRLNLSPQVAVDFLNRALNSDWQLVMREPGTTLVTILAVYGSLALKYVNLRKFAQSS from the coding sequence ATGAGTGCTGCATTTACAGTTGTTATGCCAGCTTATAACGCTGCTGCATACCTACCACAAACAATTGAATCGGTTCTAAATCAAAGTTTTACTGACTTTGAATTAATCATTATCGATGATGGCTCTACCGACAATACCCCAGTAATCGCCTATCACTACAAGAGAAAAGATCCAAGAATTAAACTTTTATTTCAAGCCAATCAAGGAGTCTCTGCAACTCGTAATCAAGGCATAAATCACTCCAATTCCAAGTACATTGCTTTTATAGACGCTGACGATAGATGGTTACCCAATCATCTGAAGCTACATTTTGAGCATTTGGAACAAAATGACAGTTTAGGAGTTAGCTATGCAAAAGTAGAGTTCTTACATCCTGATGGTAAGCATACCGGAAAAATTGCTAGAGGACGTTTAACTAAGCTACAGCCCCAACATTTTTTATATGAAAACCCGACGATGACTGTATCAAATGTTGTGGTACGCAACCAAGTATTTGAAGATGTTGGCTGCTTCGACTGTGACATGAACTACTCAGAAGATATGGATTTACTGTTTCGAGTAGCCTGTAGCCAATGGCAAATTGAAGGTATCGACCGTGTCTTAATAGAGTATAGAACGACACAGGGAGGACTGTCTTCACAGCTTTACAAAATGGAAGAGGGTTGGGAAACTTTAATGGCTAAAGCTAAATTAAGGGCACCCAAACTAATCGAGCAACATTATTCCAAAGCCAGAAGCAACCATTTACGCTATCTCGCTCGTAGAGCTTTTCGCTTAAACCTCTCCCCTCAGGTTGCAGTCGATTTTTTAAATCGAGCATTGAACTCAGATTGGCAATTAGTAATGAGGGAACCAGGTACAACTTTAGTTACAATCCTCGCAGTCTACGGCTCTTTAGCCCTAAAGTATGTAAACTTACGTAAATTTGCTCAATCTTCATGA
- a CDS encoding beta-1,6-N-acetylglucosaminyltransferase, translating into MKVCYLIQTYKNPEQIYRLVKLIKSTTSNSFVIISHNFKSCSLNTSLFKRLKNVEVIPNNGVMMGSFAIIQGFFDAISWLLNHQIKFDWLINLTGQDYPTQPLSKIENFLSKTNYDGFVEYFDVYSKQSPWSKKVVNTRYLYSYKHFQDYLSYRQKYVLKPIKYIVNSCQPFVRLDYSYGLIIGVKNFYNLFDKNFTCYGGSFFVTISDKCAIYLNNFIREQPQILSYYKKTFIPEESLIQTILVNSRKFNLCNRNYRYADFSGSRHGHPRILTSKDFHALSNDNIHFARKFDPKIDSEILNKLDRRILTNKDIHVNIKFNEIMPATKYIKV; encoded by the coding sequence ATGAAAGTATGCTATTTAATTCAAACTTATAAAAATCCGGAACAGATTTATAGACTTGTTAAATTGATTAAAAGCACTACCTCAAATTCATTTGTAATCATTAGCCATAATTTCAAAAGTTGTAGTTTAAACACTAGCTTATTTAAGAGGCTAAAGAATGTAGAGGTTATTCCCAATAATGGGGTCATGATGGGAAGTTTTGCTATTATTCAAGGTTTTTTTGATGCAATTAGTTGGCTATTAAATCATCAAATCAAATTTGACTGGTTGATTAATTTAACAGGTCAAGATTATCCAACACAGCCTCTTTCTAAAATTGAAAATTTTTTATCAAAGACTAATTACGATGGTTTTGTAGAATATTTTGATGTTTATTCCAAGCAAAGTCCTTGGAGTAAAAAAGTTGTGAATACCAGATACTTATATAGTTATAAGCATTTCCAGGACTACTTATCTTATCGGCAGAAGTATGTATTAAAACCAATTAAGTACATAGTTAATAGTTGTCAGCCATTTGTGAGATTAGATTATTCCTATGGATTAATCATTGGAGTGAAAAACTTTTATAATTTATTTGATAAAAATTTCACTTGTTATGGAGGTTCTTTTTTTGTCACAATTTCTGACAAGTGTGCTATATATTTGAATAATTTTATTCGCGAACAACCTCAAATTTTAAGCTATTACAAAAAGACTTTTATTCCAGAAGAGTCTCTAATACAAACTATTTTAGTAAATAGTAGAAAATTCAATTTATGCAATAGAAACTATCGTTATGCAGATTTTTCAGGTAGTCGTCACGGACACCCGCGTATACTAACCAGTAAAGATTTTCACGCTTTAAGCAATGATAATATTCATTTTGCTCGTAAATTTGACCCCAAAATTGATAGCGAAATTCTCAATAAACTAGACCGTAGAATACTCACCAACAAAGACATCCATGTAAATATAAAATTCAATGAAATTATGCCTGCTACTAAATACATAAAAGTGTAA